A section of the Meles meles chromosome 8, mMelMel3.1 paternal haplotype, whole genome shotgun sequence genome encodes:
- the CARNS1 gene encoding carnosine synthase 1 isoform X5, producing MTYHFCPSQLSLDPLGPDWDCPLGSKDLEEEEGPWGGGSGLPPPGCFPGSWRQDVGLDCKGSLEGAEARAWTVYGYSLLQSCLQQAGLPETQDRSQVPRTGCPGAEVTLCILGSPSTFLSVLLEGGVQSPGNMLLCLSPAWLTKVPAPGQPGEAVLLVSKAVSFYPGGLTFLDDFVPPRRATYFLAGLGLGPGRGREAAELARDLTCPTGASAELARLLEDRLLTRRLLAQQGGVAVPATLAFTYKPPALLRGGEASPGLRLVELSGKEGQETLVKEEVGAFLHSGALGDALQVTGSRLRGPCRCRQDGTQGCLPSPGAQWSPTLSPTAGISLWQSPPFSPLFTHWILWYPTGSWGGKEASFPSLLQVAIKLSGWRWRGRQVLRVHPRGELGAVADTVLALLEKLEEEESVLVEAVCPPARLPFPGSPPPGPELAVRICTVVCRTQGDRPLLSKVVCSVGREDRPLRHQSSLPQTLEVALARCGLGEPGQVAVVRQRVKAGAEAALAAVLALEAGLSAEQRGGRRARTDFLGVDFALTVQGRALTPVALELNSGPCLEACGALEGLWAAQRPRSAAEEAAAAPLVETMLRRSAHHLMEGKQLLLIGAGGVSKKFVWEAARHYGLKLHLVESDPNHFASQLVQTFIHFDVTEHRRDEENARSLAELVRARGLQLDGCFSYWDDCLVLTALLCQELGLPCSPPAAMRLAKQKSCTQLHLLRCHGPPWPAPSLHAVPCCPLESEADVEKAVHQVPLPGVMKLEFGAGAVGVRLVEDAPQCHEHFSRIARDLQGEADHPGIGLGWGNAMLLMEFVEGTEHDVDLVLFGGRLLAAFVSDNGPTRLPGFTETAACMPTGLAPEQEAQLVQAAFRCCLGCGLLDGVFNVELKLTGAGPKLIEINPRMGGFYLRDWILELYGVDLLLAAAMVACGLRPALPTHPRARGHLVGVMCLVSQHPQVLSSTASRETLQALHDQGLLRLNLLEEILVPGEYEEPYCSVACAGESPAEARLRLLGLCQGLGIDGPHYPVAHFLSHFK from the exons ATG ACCTACCACTTCTGCCCCTCTCAGCTCTCCCTGGATCCGCTGGGTCCCGACTGGGACTGCCCCCTGGGCTCCAAGGacctggaggaagaggagggtcCATGGGGAGGAGGCTCTGGCCTGCCGCCCCCAGGCTGCTTCCCTGGCTCCTGGCGCCAGGACGTGGGCCTGGACTGCAAGGGCTCCCTCGAGGGGGCGGAGGCCCGGGCCTGGACTGTCTACGGCTACAGCCTCCTGCAGAGCTGTCTGCAGCAAGCTGGGCTTCCGGAGACCCAGGACCgcagccaggtgccccgcacAG gctgCCCTGGTGCGGAGGTGACCTTATGCATTCTGGGATCCCCCAGCACCTTTCTGTCTGTGCTCCTGGAGGGTGGGGTCCAGAGCCCGG GAAACATGctcctctgcctgtcccctgctTGGCTGACGAAGGTGCCAGCACCCGGACAGCCGGGCGAGGCGGTCCTGCTGGTCTCTAAGGCTGTGAGCTTCTACCCAGGGGGCCTGACATTCCTGGATGACTTTGTCCCCCCGCGCCGAGCCACCTACTTCCTGGCGGGCCTGGGGCTGGGACCTGGCCGGGGTCGAGAGGCAGCTGAACTTGCCCGTGACCTGACCTGCCCCACAGGAGCCTCGGCTGAGCTGGCCCGGCTGCTGGAGGACAGGCTGCTGACAAGGCGACTGCTGGCTCAGCAGGGTGGTGTGGCCGTGCCAGCGACCCTGGCTTTCACCTATAAGCCACCGGCCCTGctgcggggaggggaggccagcccGGGCCTACGGCTGGTGGAGCTGAGCGGCAAAGAGGGCCAGGAGACCCTGGTGAAGGAAGAAGTGGGGGCTTTTCTGCACTCTGGTGCCCTGGGTGATGCCCTGCAGGTAACAGGCTCCCGCCTCCGAGGTCCGTGCAGATGCCGGCAGGATGGGACGCAGGGATGCTTACCCAGTCCTGGGGCACAGTGGTCCCCAACTTTGAGCCCTACTGCTGGCATCTCTCTGTGGCAATCCCCTCCCTTCTCACCTCTGTTTACACACTGGATCCTCTGGTACCCCACAGGTTCATGGGGTGGTAAGGaggcctccttcccctccctgttGCAGGTGGCCATCAAGCTCAGTGGCTGGCGCTGGCGGGGGCGGCAGGTCCTGCGTGTGCACCCGCGAGGGGAGCTGGGCGCAGTGGCGGACACGGTGCTGGCGCTGCTGGAGaaactggaggaggaggagagtgtCCTGGTGGAGGCTGTGTGCCCACCTGCCCGACTGCCCTTCCCAG GCAGTCCCCCACCTGGCCCTGAGCTGGCTGTGCGGATCTGCACGGTGGTCTGTCGGACACAGGGTgacaggcccctgctgagcaag gtgGTGTGCAGCGTGGGCCGTGAGGACCGGCCTCTGCGGCACCAGAGCTCCTTGCCACAGACGCTGGAGGTGGCCCTGGCCCGGTGCGGCTTGGGGGAGCCGGGGCAGGTGGCGGTCGTGCGACAGCGCGTCAAGGCGGGGGCCGAGGCCGCGCTGGCCGCAGTGCTGGCCCTGGAGGCCGGCCTGAGCGCGGAGCAGCGCGGCGGGCGCCGGGCCCGCACGGACTTCCTCG GCGTGGACTTCGCGCTGACGGTGCAGGGCCGCGCGCTGACCCCGGTGGCCCTGGAGCTGAACAGCGGCCCGTGTCTGGAGGCGTGCGGCGCGCTCGAGGGGCTGTGGGCCGCGCAGCGCCCGCGCTCGGCGGCCGAGGAAGCGGCGGCCGCGCCGCTCGTGGAGACCATGCTGCGGCGGTCCGCGCACCACCTCATGGAGGGCAAGCAGCTGCTGCTGATCGGCGCCGGCGGCGTCAGCAAGAAGTTCGTGTGGGAGGCCGCGCGCCACTACGGGCTCAag CTGCACCTGGTGGAGTCGGACCCCAACCATTTTGCGTCCCAGCTGGTGCAGACTTTCATCCACTTCGATGTGACGGAGCACCGGCGGGATGAAGAGAACGCACGGTCGCTGGCGGAGCTGGTACGGGCCCGGGGCCTGCAGCTGGATGGCTGCTTCTCCTACTGGGATGACTGCCTTGTGCTCACGGCCTTGCtctgccaggagctggggctTCCCTGCAGCCCCCCGGCTGCCATGCGCTTGGCCAAGCAGAAGAGCTGCACCCAGCTGCACCTGCTGCGCTGCCACGGGCCCCCCTGGCCCGCGCCCTCCCTGCACGCCGTGCCCTGCTGCCCGCTGGAGAGCGAGGCCGACGTGGAGAAGGCCGTCCACCAGGTGCCGCTGCCCGGCGTCATGAAGCTGGAGTTCGGGGCGGGCGCGGTGGGTGTGCGGCTGGTGGAGGACGCGCCGCAGTGCCACGAACACTTCTCCCGGATCGCCCGCGACCTGCAGGGCGAGGCCGACCACCCCGGCattgggctgggctggggcaaCGCCATGCTGCTGATGGAGTTTGTCGAGGGCACCGAGCACGACGTGGACCTGGTGCTGTTCGGAGGGCGCCTGCTGGCCGCCTTCGTCTCCGACAACGGCCCCACGAGGCTGCCTGGCTTCACGGAGACGGCAGCCTGCATGCCCACCGGGCTGGCCCCGGAGCAGGAGGCCCAGCTGGTGCAGGCGGCCTTCCGCTGTTGCCTGGGCTGTGGGCTGCTGGATGGGGTGTTCAATGTGGAGCTCAAGCTGACGGGGGCTGGGCCGAAACTGATCGAGATCAACCCCCGCATGGGCGGCTTCTACCTGAGAGACTGGATCCTGGAGCTGTACGGGGTGGACCTGCTGCTGGCGGCAGCGATGGTGGCCTGCGGCCTGCGGCCTGCCTTGCCCACCCACCCACGGGCCCGTGGCCACCTGGTGGGGGTCATGTGCCTGGTGTCCCAGCATCCGCAGGTGCTGAGTTCCACCGCCAGCCGCGAGACCCTGCAGGCTCTCCACGACCAGGGCCTGCTGCGCCTCAATTTGCTGGAGGAGATCCTGGTGCCGGGCGAGTACGAGGAGCCCTACTGCAGCGTGGCCTGTGCTGGGGAGAGCCCGGCTGAGGCTCGCCTCCGCCTGCTGGGCCTCTGCCAGGGTCTGGGCATCGATGGGCCCCACTACCCGGTTGCCCACTTCCTGTCCCACTTCAAATAG
- the CARNS1 gene encoding carnosine synthase 1 isoform X2 — protein sequence MLSLDPLGPDWDCPLGSKDLEEEEGPWGGGSGLPPPGCFPGSWRQDVGLDCKGSLEGAEARAWTVYGYSLLQSCLQQAGLPETQDRSQVPRTGCPGAEVTLCILGSPSTFLSVLLEGGVQSPGNMLLCLSPAWLTKVPAPGQPGEAVLLVSKAVSFYPGGLTFLDDFVPPRRATYFLAGLGLGPGRGREAAELARDLTCPTGASAELARLLEDRLLTRRLLAQQGGVAVPATLAFTYKPPALLRGGEASPGLRLVELSGKEGQETLVKEEVGAFLHSGALGDALQVTGSRLRGPCRCRQDGTQGCLPSPGAQWSPTLSPTAGISLWQSPPFSPLFTHWILWYPTGSWGGKEASFPSLLQVAIKLSGWRWRGRQVLRVHPRGELGAVADTVLALLEKLEEEESVLVEAVCPPARLPFPGSPPPGPELAVRICTVVCRTQGDRPLLSKVVCSVGREDRPLRHQSSLPQTLEVALARCGLGEPGQVAVVRQRVKAGAEAALAAVLALEAGLSAEQRGGRRARTDFLGVDFALTVQGRALTPVALELNSGPCLEACGALEGLWAAQRPRSAAEEAAAAPLVETMLRRSAHHLMEGKQLLLIGAGGVSKKFVWEAARHYGLKLHLVESDPNHFASQLVQTFIHFDVTEHRRDEENARSLAELVRARGLQLDGCFSYWDDCLVLTALLCQELGLPCSPPAAMRLAKQKSCTQLHLLRCHGPPWPAPSLHAVPCCPLESEADVEKAVHQVPLPGVMKLEFGAGAVGVRLVEDAPQCHEHFSRIARDLQGEADHPGIGLGWGNAMLLMEFVEGTEHDVDLVLFGGRLLAAFVSDNGPTRLPGFTETAACMPTGLAPEQEAQLVQAAFRCCLGCGLLDGVFNVELKLTGAGPKLIEINPRMGGFYLRDWILELYGVDLLLAAAMVACGLRPALPTHPRARGHLVGVMCLVSQHPQVLSSTASRETLQALHDQGLLRLNLLEEILVPGEYEEPYCSVACAGESPAEARLRLLGLCQGLGIDGPHYPVAHFLSHFK from the exons ATG CTCTCCCTGGATCCGCTGGGTCCCGACTGGGACTGCCCCCTGGGCTCCAAGGacctggaggaagaggagggtcCATGGGGAGGAGGCTCTGGCCTGCCGCCCCCAGGCTGCTTCCCTGGCTCCTGGCGCCAGGACGTGGGCCTGGACTGCAAGGGCTCCCTCGAGGGGGCGGAGGCCCGGGCCTGGACTGTCTACGGCTACAGCCTCCTGCAGAGCTGTCTGCAGCAAGCTGGGCTTCCGGAGACCCAGGACCgcagccaggtgccccgcacAG gctgCCCTGGTGCGGAGGTGACCTTATGCATTCTGGGATCCCCCAGCACCTTTCTGTCTGTGCTCCTGGAGGGTGGGGTCCAGAGCCCGG GAAACATGctcctctgcctgtcccctgctTGGCTGACGAAGGTGCCAGCACCCGGACAGCCGGGCGAGGCGGTCCTGCTGGTCTCTAAGGCTGTGAGCTTCTACCCAGGGGGCCTGACATTCCTGGATGACTTTGTCCCCCCGCGCCGAGCCACCTACTTCCTGGCGGGCCTGGGGCTGGGACCTGGCCGGGGTCGAGAGGCAGCTGAACTTGCCCGTGACCTGACCTGCCCCACAGGAGCCTCGGCTGAGCTGGCCCGGCTGCTGGAGGACAGGCTGCTGACAAGGCGACTGCTGGCTCAGCAGGGTGGTGTGGCCGTGCCAGCGACCCTGGCTTTCACCTATAAGCCACCGGCCCTGctgcggggaggggaggccagcccGGGCCTACGGCTGGTGGAGCTGAGCGGCAAAGAGGGCCAGGAGACCCTGGTGAAGGAAGAAGTGGGGGCTTTTCTGCACTCTGGTGCCCTGGGTGATGCCCTGCAGGTAACAGGCTCCCGCCTCCGAGGTCCGTGCAGATGCCGGCAGGATGGGACGCAGGGATGCTTACCCAGTCCTGGGGCACAGTGGTCCCCAACTTTGAGCCCTACTGCTGGCATCTCTCTGTGGCAATCCCCTCCCTTCTCACCTCTGTTTACACACTGGATCCTCTGGTACCCCACAGGTTCATGGGGTGGTAAGGaggcctccttcccctccctgttGCAGGTGGCCATCAAGCTCAGTGGCTGGCGCTGGCGGGGGCGGCAGGTCCTGCGTGTGCACCCGCGAGGGGAGCTGGGCGCAGTGGCGGACACGGTGCTGGCGCTGCTGGAGaaactggaggaggaggagagtgtCCTGGTGGAGGCTGTGTGCCCACCTGCCCGACTGCCCTTCCCAG GCAGTCCCCCACCTGGCCCTGAGCTGGCTGTGCGGATCTGCACGGTGGTCTGTCGGACACAGGGTgacaggcccctgctgagcaag gtgGTGTGCAGCGTGGGCCGTGAGGACCGGCCTCTGCGGCACCAGAGCTCCTTGCCACAGACGCTGGAGGTGGCCCTGGCCCGGTGCGGCTTGGGGGAGCCGGGGCAGGTGGCGGTCGTGCGACAGCGCGTCAAGGCGGGGGCCGAGGCCGCGCTGGCCGCAGTGCTGGCCCTGGAGGCCGGCCTGAGCGCGGAGCAGCGCGGCGGGCGCCGGGCCCGCACGGACTTCCTCG GCGTGGACTTCGCGCTGACGGTGCAGGGCCGCGCGCTGACCCCGGTGGCCCTGGAGCTGAACAGCGGCCCGTGTCTGGAGGCGTGCGGCGCGCTCGAGGGGCTGTGGGCCGCGCAGCGCCCGCGCTCGGCGGCCGAGGAAGCGGCGGCCGCGCCGCTCGTGGAGACCATGCTGCGGCGGTCCGCGCACCACCTCATGGAGGGCAAGCAGCTGCTGCTGATCGGCGCCGGCGGCGTCAGCAAGAAGTTCGTGTGGGAGGCCGCGCGCCACTACGGGCTCAag CTGCACCTGGTGGAGTCGGACCCCAACCATTTTGCGTCCCAGCTGGTGCAGACTTTCATCCACTTCGATGTGACGGAGCACCGGCGGGATGAAGAGAACGCACGGTCGCTGGCGGAGCTGGTACGGGCCCGGGGCCTGCAGCTGGATGGCTGCTTCTCCTACTGGGATGACTGCCTTGTGCTCACGGCCTTGCtctgccaggagctggggctTCCCTGCAGCCCCCCGGCTGCCATGCGCTTGGCCAAGCAGAAGAGCTGCACCCAGCTGCACCTGCTGCGCTGCCACGGGCCCCCCTGGCCCGCGCCCTCCCTGCACGCCGTGCCCTGCTGCCCGCTGGAGAGCGAGGCCGACGTGGAGAAGGCCGTCCACCAGGTGCCGCTGCCCGGCGTCATGAAGCTGGAGTTCGGGGCGGGCGCGGTGGGTGTGCGGCTGGTGGAGGACGCGCCGCAGTGCCACGAACACTTCTCCCGGATCGCCCGCGACCTGCAGGGCGAGGCCGACCACCCCGGCattgggctgggctggggcaaCGCCATGCTGCTGATGGAGTTTGTCGAGGGCACCGAGCACGACGTGGACCTGGTGCTGTTCGGAGGGCGCCTGCTGGCCGCCTTCGTCTCCGACAACGGCCCCACGAGGCTGCCTGGCTTCACGGAGACGGCAGCCTGCATGCCCACCGGGCTGGCCCCGGAGCAGGAGGCCCAGCTGGTGCAGGCGGCCTTCCGCTGTTGCCTGGGCTGTGGGCTGCTGGATGGGGTGTTCAATGTGGAGCTCAAGCTGACGGGGGCTGGGCCGAAACTGATCGAGATCAACCCCCGCATGGGCGGCTTCTACCTGAGAGACTGGATCCTGGAGCTGTACGGGGTGGACCTGCTGCTGGCGGCAGCGATGGTGGCCTGCGGCCTGCGGCCTGCCTTGCCCACCCACCCACGGGCCCGTGGCCACCTGGTGGGGGTCATGTGCCTGGTGTCCCAGCATCCGCAGGTGCTGAGTTCCACCGCCAGCCGCGAGACCCTGCAGGCTCTCCACGACCAGGGCCTGCTGCGCCTCAATTTGCTGGAGGAGATCCTGGTGCCGGGCGAGTACGAGGAGCCCTACTGCAGCGTGGCCTGTGCTGGGGAGAGCCCGGCTGAGGCTCGCCTCCGCCTGCTGGGCCTCTGCCAGGGTCTGGGCATCGATGGGCCCCACTACCCGGTTGCCCACTTCCTGTCCCACTTCAAATAG